In Calditrichota bacterium, the DNA window GTTATATACTTGCTGCGTTTGGAATTGGATCTATAACGGGATATACCGTATCAGGCACAATTCAGCTTAGAGGGAGGGCCAGGAGTAATATACTTATTGGTGTACTTATAGTAATGTCATCTAGCTTTTCTTCTCTATGTGTGGTTTTCATTCCGTCAATAGTTCTAATTATTGTTTTTTTTATTGGAGCTCTCAATGGTTTTTTTAATATAAATGTAATTACAATTTTGCAAATAACTACTCCAGGCGAAATTAGGGGAAGAATTTTCGGACTCCTAAACACTCTCACCATGGGACTAGCACCAGTAGCAATGGGATTTTCTGGTGTAATTGCTGATTTATCCAATCAAAACATTCCTAATATTTATTTAATATGTGGAGGAATATTATCTGTAATTTCGTTAATGGTGTCAAAAAACAAAGCATTTAGAGACTTTTTGGCAAAAGAGTAAATATTTTAGCAACAATTATTTGTATTATACAAATAATTGATTATTTTTTCCATTTCAAAACAAGAAAGTCAATTTTACAGTAAGGAATTTTTATGCAGGCCATTGGAAATACCCCACTATTAAAACTTGAAAGGTTATCTGAACCAAATTGTGCAGAAATATATGTCAAATATGAAGGTGGAAATCCTACAGGTAGTATGAAAGACAGAATGGCGTTATCAATGATTGAGGGAGCTGAGAGAAGAGGAGAATTAACAACTGGTGGGAGGGTTGTTGAATATACTGGAGGTAGTACCGGTAGCTCTTTGGCAATGGTTTGTGCAACAAGGGGATATAAAGCACATTTCGTTTCTTCAAACGGTTTTGCCGAAGAAAAACTACAAACAATGAGGGCTTTTGGAGCTACAGTAGAAATAATTCATGCTGAAAATGGTATTTTAACAGCAGAGATAATAGACAAAATGATTGCGAGGGCAAAAGAGTTAATAGGTCAACCTAATACATTTTGGCCTGACCAGGTTAACAATCTTGATAATAAAAAAGGTTATCATAAAATGGCTTTTGAAATTATGGACGTTCTTGGAACTGAAATAGATGAGTTCGTAATGGCAGTAGGGGGAGGAGGTTGTATTTCAGGAAATTCCGAAATTTTAAAAGAAAAAATACCATCAATGAAAACTATTGCTATAGAACCATTTTACGTAAGAAATATTTCTGGCGGTGATACATCTGGAAAGCATGCTTTGGAAGGAATAGGTCTTTCATTTATTCCAACTATACTACGTAAAGATCTGATTGATGATGTAATTCCTGTTAAGGATGAAGATGCTTATAGGACAGCTAATGATTTAGCAAAAAAAGAAGGGATTTTCGGAGGAATAACGTCAGGTGCCAATGTTTGGGCAGCAATTCAAAGGGCTAGAATTATCGGTGCAGGGAAAAAAATTGTAACAGTGATTATTGATTCTGGATTAAGATATCTCAATGGTGATTTGTATAGATAATAATATGTTTTAACTGCTATGAGAAGAGAAAAATATTATTCAAGGATAAAAGATTAAGAATTGGTTATTTAAAAGGAGTACAGATATATGAAACTAATTATAAACCTTTTGATTATGTTATCCACGCAATTAATATTGGCTGGAGAAATACGTGATAAAGAAGTTATCAACGAAACGATTAAAATCTACATTGAAGGCCAACGCACTGATAATCAGGAGCTCATAAAAAAAGTATTTCATTCGGATGCAAATTTAAAGTTTATTAGCATTAGAGATAATGAATATAAAATTATTTCTATTGAAAGGTATCTAACTTTTTTTTCGAATAAAAAAGAGAGAGAATTTGAAGAGAATATCTTCTATATAGATATAGTTGGCACAGCAGCCAATGTAAAGCTATCTCTAAAATATGAAACATTTCAATACACTCATTATATGAACATGCTTAAAACTGGAGAAGGGTGGAAAATAGTAAATAAAATTACTTGTCAAGAAAATTTTTGAAATGAAGCTAGTCGAGACGGTGCTAATAAATGAGGTAAATAAAGAAGATACTTGGTGAACAGTAAGTTAACGGAAAACGAAAAAAGAAAATTGGAATGATTATGTTTTAGGATTCATGATATTGAGTTTTAGAGAAGACGAGAAAATGGCATTGCTATTTTTGAAGCAGCTAAAAATACGTTGATCTAAATTAGGATTAGGTTATGAAAAAAACATTTTTATTAGTATTAATAATTCTCACAGTTAAAAATTTGATAGCGAAAGATGTTGAATTCAAACCGCATTTATGGTCAATAAACGATCCTGAAGGAGGTTTAATTACTACATACATGGGGAGAAAAAGTCTATTTCTATATCAGGGGTTTGCCTTTTTAAAAGGTTTATTGCTAACGGATGGGACTATTGAAGTAGATTTTAATGCACATGGTAACAGGGGCTTTGCGGGAATAGTTTTTAGATCAAAAAATAAAGAATCACACGAATTAGTATACCTGAGATGTCATTTGTCTAATAAACCAAATGCAATACAGTATGCACCAAGATTTAATGGGGTTATGGGCTGGCAACTTTATAGTAATAAAGGGCACATAGCTAATACAGAAATACCGCATAACAGATGGATTCATCTAAAATTAGAAGTTAAGGGTAAAAAAGCATTCTTTTATGTAAATGATTCTAGTGAGCCAGATTTAATTATAACAGATTTAAAACAAAAAGTTTCTGAAGGGGAAATAGGACTTTGGGCTTTGAACG includes these proteins:
- a CDS encoding cysteine synthase family protein, which translates into the protein MQAIGNTPLLKLERLSEPNCAEIYVKYEGGNPTGSMKDRMALSMIEGAERRGELTTGGRVVEYTGGSTGSSLAMVCATRGYKAHFVSSNGFAEEKLQTMRAFGATVEIIHAENGILTAEIIDKMIARAKELIGQPNTFWPDQVNNLDNKKGYHKMAFEIMDVLGTEIDEFVMAVGGGGCISGNSEILKEKIPSMKTIAIEPFYVRNISGGDTSGKHALEGIGLSFIPTILRKDLIDDVIPVKDEDAYRTANDLAKKEGIFGGITSGANVWAAIQRARIIGAGKKIVTVIIDSGLRYLNGDLYR